The Cryomorphaceae bacterium 1068 genome window below encodes:
- a CDS encoding DUF4340 domain-containing protein, with product MKKIVLLLLLVAILGGIAFYLSSSNDPFKSEGVEQSDFAIADTASIGKILIADRSGRVVKLNREGEQWLLNGKYPAREDAITTLLRTFKNIYIQRPVPREALEQVNTVMATSTKKVEIYDLDGDLIKTWYVGHATMDKKGTYMLLETPKNGKSSVPFIMDMKGFIGMLNTRFFLDENEWRSTMLLAYPEMNLNEIEVEYPTDEASSFKVKYGGGNEIELFTADDNPIAVFDTSTLKDYMLNYKKMAFENYRTGLSEVQIDSVRSTIPFQIIRVTDNSGRHEIKLWPKKAPDYATGQKADSTGLDRERIYAVYNDGELALAQRFVWDKFRAPLGAFVSKE from the coding sequence ATGAAGAAAATTGTATTACTGCTTCTCTTAGTCGCTATTTTGGGTGGTATCGCCTTCTATCTTTCAAGTTCAAACGATCCCTTCAAGAGTGAAGGAGTCGAGCAAAGTGATTTTGCCATTGCCGATACAGCTTCAATTGGAAAAATACTTATTGCCGATCGTTCGGGCAGAGTAGTCAAGCTGAATAGAGAGGGAGAACAATGGTTGCTCAATGGGAAGTATCCGGCACGTGAAGACGCGATCACAACACTCTTGCGTACGTTTAAGAATATCTATATTCAGCGGCCCGTTCCTCGCGAAGCGCTGGAACAGGTCAATACCGTAATGGCCACTTCGACCAAGAAGGTGGAGATATATGACCTGGATGGAGATCTTATCAAGACGTGGTATGTAGGGCATGCCACTATGGATAAAAAGGGAACTTACATGCTCCTCGAAACTCCGAAGAACGGGAAGTCGTCAGTACCCTTCATTATGGATATGAAGGGATTTATCGGGATGCTCAATACCCGTTTTTTCCTCGATGAAAATGAGTGGAGAAGTACTATGCTTTTGGCCTATCCGGAAATGAACTTAAATGAGATCGAAGTAGAGTACCCGACAGATGAAGCATCATCTTTCAAAGTAAAATACGGCGGGGGAAATGAAATTGAGCTCTTTACGGCCGATGATAATCCGATTGCCGTATTTGACACCTCCACTTTGAAGGACTACATGTTGAACTACAAAAAGATGGCCTTCGAAAACTACAGAACGGGTTTGAGCGAAGTTCAAATCGATTCGGTTCGGTCTACCATTCCCTTTCAGATCATTCGGGTTACCGATAATTCAGGGAGGCATGAGATCAAGCTTTGGCCCAAAAAAGCTCCTGATTATGCTACCGGGCAAAAGGCCGATAGCACCGGGCTTGATCGGGAGAGGATTTACGCCGTTTATAATGACGGAGAGCTGGCTCTGGCCCAAAGGTTTGTGTGGGATAAATTCCGAGCACCCCTTGGAGCGTTTGTTTCCAAAGAGTAA
- the dnaN gene encoding DNA polymerase III subunit beta — protein sequence MKFIVTSTELLKHLQTVSGVLASNNTLPILDNFLFEINKDSLTISASDLETTMITHLSVKAEETGSIAVPARIVLDYLKTLPEQPLTFTIDESSLGIEISSSYGKSKVAGFAADEFPRNPEMDDASNVTIPSDVVSEAIHKTIFATGNDDLRPVMSGIFCEFSKEGLRFVATDAHKLVRYTRTDSKADKNSTFIIPKKPLNLLKGALGNTASDVQMDFNDTNVKISFDDTVMIARLIDGKYPNYEAVIPKDNPNKMLVERTALLGSIRRVSIFSNKTTHQVRLRISGSELSVSAEDLDFANEANERLTCSYEGDDMEIGFNSRFLIDMLNNLDTADVQLQLSAPNRAGILVPMGSDNEGEDILMLVMPVMLNA from the coding sequence ATGAAATTCATTGTAACCAGTACAGAACTACTCAAGCACTTACAAACCGTAAGCGGTGTGCTTGCATCCAATAACACACTTCCGATTCTCGACAATTTCCTGTTCGAGATTAACAAAGACTCACTTACCATCTCGGCGAGTGACTTGGAAACGACTATGATCACACACCTTTCGGTTAAAGCCGAAGAGACAGGATCAATAGCTGTGCCTGCACGAATCGTTTTGGACTATTTGAAAACATTACCTGAGCAGCCTTTGACTTTTACCATAGACGAATCTAGCTTGGGAATCGAGATTTCAAGTAGCTACGGTAAGAGTAAAGTGGCAGGCTTTGCAGCTGATGAATTTCCGAGAAACCCGGAGATGGATGATGCTTCAAACGTGACCATTCCATCAGACGTAGTTTCTGAGGCCATTCACAAAACCATCTTCGCTACCGGAAATGACGATCTAAGACCGGTGATGTCAGGTATCTTCTGCGAATTCTCGAAAGAAGGTCTGCGATTCGTCGCTACCGACGCGCACAAATTGGTTCGCTACACGCGCACCGATTCGAAAGCCGATAAGAACTCAACGTTCATTATTCCTAAGAAGCCACTCAACCTATTAAAGGGTGCTTTGGGAAATACAGCTTCTGACGTTCAGATGGACTTCAACGATACCAACGTTAAAATCTCTTTTGACGATACGGTGATGATCGCTCGATTGATCGATGGAAAATACCCCAACTACGAGGCGGTGATTCCAAAAGACAATCCGAACAAGATGTTGGTGGAGCGTACTGCTCTTCTCGGATCTATTCGACGTGTCTCTATTTTCTCGAACAAGACTACGCACCAAGTTCGACTTCGTATCAGCGGTAGCGAGCTATCTGTTTCTGCCGAAGATCTCGATTTTGCCAATGAGGCAAATGAGCGCCTGACATGCAGCTACGAGGGTGACGATATGGAGATTGGCTTCAATAGCCGCTTCTTGATCGACATGCTCAACAACTTGGATACGGCTGACGTGCAGCTTCAATTGAGTGCACCCAATCGCGCGGGTATTCTCGTCCCAATGGGGTCTGACAACGAAGGAGAAGATATTCTGATGTTGGTGATGCCGGTGATGTTGAATGCGTAG
- a CDS encoding tRNA-binding protein: MRIKPLITWEDFEKLDIRTGTIVDAIPFEKAHKPSYRIHIDFGNLGIRKTSAQITELYDTDDLIGNQVICVVNFPPKQIADFKSECLILGVYTDDGVVTLSTEQRTGDGLQIG; encoded by the coding sequence ATGCGCATCAAACCGCTTATAACATGGGAAGATTTCGAGAAGTTGGACATTCGCACAGGCACTATCGTTGATGCCATTCCATTTGAAAAGGCGCACAAGCCTTCTTACAGGATTCATATTGACTTCGGTAATTTGGGAATCCGAAAAACGAGTGCTCAAATCACCGAGCTTTATGACACCGATGATTTAATCGGTAATCAAGTGATTTGTGTAGTAAACTTTCCTCCTAAACAGATAGCTGACTTTAAAAGCGAGTGCCTGATATTGGGAGTTTACACCGATGATGGTGTGGTGACATTGAGCACCGAACAGAGAACAGGTGATGGTTTGCAGATAGGGTAG
- a CDS encoding TonB-dependent receptor: MMSTLVLGQTAEVSGTVSDQNSEQTISDAMVFVRALNLQTSVDKNGSYSIVLPIGKHNIEAFSLGMKSQSIEISLTQDTVINFSLELLSTELAEFEIESGIDPTNGITRMRSIDGMGIYEAKKNEVIILDDFAANRVSNNARQVFAKVPGLNIWESDFAGLQLDIAARGLGPSRTANFNTRQNGYDMSADALGYPESYYMPALQAVERIEIVRGAASLQYGTQFGGMLNFKLKEAPKKPFELNVEQAVGSFGLWNSFVSAGGTKGKIDYYGYYQYRRGDGWRESSGFEAHTAFARIGYQVNDQLKLGFEYSYMEYEAQQPGGLTDEQFFSGNLEQANRDRNWFNVNWNLFAQTIDYQFSSMTQLNIRTFGLISSRNALGNLDQIGVPDNPNENRTLIRDEFRNFGTEARLLHRYKLGTKHSAIVVGARYYNGMTDRMQGDANNADTPDFDFLNPDDPEEFDYEFPSQNFAIFVENLLHITSKLSVTAGLRVEHIRTDSEGIWKLNRYDFAGNLISSTVNEDASSTTRTFPLFGIGVSYDLKENLNLYGNISQNFRSITFSDLRVVNPNFQLDSLITDENGYNADIGIRGEIGDWLSLDVSLFLMRYNDRIGLFELPGSTTLFRTNIGDSRHIGMESFAEIDIWNLFNIDREHSSLSLFINFSLTDATYIESDITAIKDRRVEYVPNVMLRTGLNYKWKDLKATYQFSYLGEQFSDATNSTFNPNALTGIVPSYYVMDFSLEYKPNRFKFSAGVNNFTNEEYFTRRAESYPGPGIIPANIRSFYGSVGFTF, from the coding sequence ATGATGTCCACGCTGGTTTTAGGACAAACTGCAGAAGTGTCAGGAACCGTATCCGATCAAAATTCCGAGCAAACGATCAGTGATGCTATGGTCTTCGTGCGAGCGCTCAATCTCCAAACCAGTGTTGACAAGAACGGAAGCTACTCGATCGTTCTGCCTATTGGCAAACACAACATTGAGGCTTTTAGCTTGGGGATGAAATCACAGTCGATTGAAATCTCGCTCACGCAAGACACAGTGATCAACTTCTCTTTGGAATTGCTTTCAACAGAATTAGCCGAATTTGAAATTGAATCGGGAATTGACCCAACCAACGGGATAACCAGAATGCGCTCCATCGACGGAATGGGAATATACGAGGCCAAGAAAAACGAGGTAATTATCCTCGATGACTTCGCTGCCAACCGCGTTTCGAATAATGCCCGACAAGTCTTCGCGAAAGTTCCCGGTTTGAATATTTGGGAAAGTGACTTTGCGGGGCTACAGTTAGATATTGCCGCGCGAGGGCTTGGGCCAAGCCGTACCGCAAACTTCAACACGCGACAAAACGGCTACGATATGAGCGCCGATGCTTTGGGTTACCCCGAAAGCTACTATATGCCGGCTCTCCAAGCCGTTGAGCGTATTGAAATCGTAAGAGGTGCTGCCTCGCTTCAATACGGGACACAGTTTGGCGGAATGCTCAACTTCAAACTCAAGGAGGCTCCAAAGAAGCCTTTTGAGCTCAACGTTGAGCAAGCGGTCGGTTCCTTCGGACTCTGGAATTCATTTGTAAGTGCGGGAGGAACCAAGGGTAAGATCGATTACTACGGCTATTACCAATATCGCCGAGGTGACGGTTGGCGCGAGAGTTCCGGTTTCGAAGCACACACGGCATTTGCCCGAATAGGCTACCAAGTAAATGACCAATTAAAGCTGGGCTTTGAATACTCTTACATGGAGTATGAGGCGCAACAGCCCGGCGGCCTGACAGACGAACAATTCTTTTCGGGTAACCTAGAACAAGCCAACCGCGATCGCAATTGGTTCAACGTCAACTGGAACTTGTTCGCCCAAACGATCGACTACCAATTCTCGAGTATGACCCAACTGAACATCCGAACTTTTGGATTGATCTCTTCGCGTAATGCCTTGGGAAATTTGGATCAAATCGGAGTGCCGGACAATCCCAATGAGAACCGCACTCTGATTCGAGATGAATTTCGAAATTTCGGAACAGAAGCCAGACTCCTCCACCGATACAAGCTTGGTACCAAGCATTCAGCAATTGTAGTCGGTGCGCGCTACTACAATGGAATGACGGACAGAATGCAGGGCGATGCCAACAATGCCGACACACCTGACTTTGATTTTCTAAACCCCGACGACCCTGAGGAGTTTGACTACGAATTCCCAAGCCAAAACTTTGCCATTTTTGTGGAGAATCTCCTCCACATCACCTCAAAGCTCAGCGTAACGGCGGGATTAAGAGTGGAGCACATTCGAACGGATTCCGAAGGGATTTGGAAGCTCAATCGATATGACTTTGCAGGCAATCTTATCTCTTCGACAGTCAATGAAGACGCCTCCTCCACCACACGAACTTTTCCTCTTTTTGGCATTGGTGTAAGCTACGACCTCAAAGAGAACTTGAATCTCTATGGAAATATTTCTCAGAATTTCCGCTCCATCACCTTCAGCGACCTGAGGGTGGTCAATCCCAATTTCCAGTTGGACAGTCTCATCACCGACGAAAACGGGTACAATGCTGATATCGGTATTCGCGGGGAAATCGGAGACTGGCTGAGCCTCGATGTAAGTCTATTCCTCATGCGCTACAACGACCGCATAGGGTTGTTTGAACTACCCGGAAGTACTACCCTCTTCCGAACCAATATCGGCGATTCACGCCATATCGGAATGGAGTCCTTCGCAGAAATCGATATCTGGAATCTGTTCAATATCGACCGCGAACATTCAAGTCTGTCTCTCTTTATAAATTTCTCATTGACCGACGCCACCTATATCGAATCGGACATAACCGCAATAAAAGACCGCCGAGTGGAGTATGTGCCGAACGTCATGCTCCGAACCGGATTGAATTACAAGTGGAAAGACCTCAAAGCCACCTATCAATTCTCCTATTTGGGAGAACAGTTCTCGGATGCTACCAACTCCACTTTCAATCCCAATGCGTTGACGGGTATTGTCCCCTCCTATTACGTCATGGACTTTTCATTGGAGTACAAACCAAACCGATTCAAGTTTTCAGCAGGAGTGAATAATTTCACCAACGAGGAGTATTTCACCCGAAGAGCCGAAAGCTACCCAGGCCCGGGGATTATTCCTGCCAACATCCGAAGCTTTTACGGTTCCGTTGGCTTCACCTTCTAG
- a CDS encoding HTTM domain-containing protein, translating into MTQNKNAYSKLTAYLEQSVSIAPLVSFRVAFGLLMLFSTLRYIALGWVDTQLIDPILHFSYFGFDWVKPLPGLGMYVVFWAMAVACVAIVLGWYYRFFAVLFFLCFTYVELIDITYYLNHYYFVSIVSFLMILVPSNRYFSLDAKRIPAIRQKKVERWCILIFKVQIAIVYVYAGLAKINTDWLLEALPLAIWLPAKSSIPLIGDFFKYEFTAYLFSWFGMLFDTFIILGLLIKKTRWLAYIAVVIFHTLTGILFQIGVFPIVMIFAVTIFFSDSFHERMINGLSKLFGQNQDDLQIPKTEPAKRKQKFLLPFLMVFFMFQLLFPWRYLLYPGNLFWTEEGYRFSWRVMLMEKAGTATFYVKDGETGREGSVVNHEFLNSHQEKQMAMQPDLILQYAHLLRDHYEEQGMKDPKVRAEVWVTLNARPAQLLIDPNVDLTSKKDGWAHKDWINPFEDKKLR; encoded by the coding sequence TTGACCCAAAATAAAAACGCATATTCTAAGCTTACCGCTTATTTGGAGCAATCGGTGTCGATTGCTCCTTTAGTTTCATTTAGAGTGGCCTTCGGGCTGCTTATGCTTTTTAGCACATTGCGCTACATCGCTCTGGGTTGGGTTGACACACAGCTTATCGACCCTATTCTTCACTTTAGCTATTTCGGATTCGACTGGGTAAAGCCTTTACCCGGTTTGGGAATGTATGTGGTTTTCTGGGCCATGGCGGTAGCCTGTGTTGCTATCGTACTCGGCTGGTATTACCGCTTTTTCGCGGTGCTATTTTTTCTTTGTTTCACTTACGTGGAATTGATCGACATCACCTACTACCTCAACCATTATTACTTCGTCAGCATCGTTTCATTCTTGATGATTCTGGTCCCCTCCAATCGCTATTTTTCTTTGGACGCCAAACGAATTCCGGCTATAAGACAAAAAAAAGTCGAGAGGTGGTGCATCCTAATTTTCAAAGTTCAGATTGCCATAGTCTATGTTTACGCAGGTTTGGCTAAAATCAATACTGACTGGCTCTTGGAAGCTTTGCCACTCGCCATCTGGCTGCCTGCCAAATCAAGCATTCCTCTGATTGGAGATTTCTTCAAGTACGAATTCACCGCCTACCTTTTCAGCTGGTTCGGTATGCTCTTCGACACTTTCATTATTCTGGGATTACTCATCAAAAAAACGAGATGGCTAGCTTACATCGCCGTGGTGATCTTCCATACGTTGACAGGAATACTATTTCAAATCGGAGTCTTCCCTATCGTGATGATCTTTGCCGTTACCATTTTCTTTTCCGATTCTTTTCACGAGCGAATGATCAACGGATTATCGAAGCTATTCGGCCAAAATCAAGATGATCTCCAAATTCCTAAAACGGAACCGGCAAAGAGAAAACAAAAGTTCCTACTTCCCTTTTTGATGGTCTTTTTCATGTTCCAACTGCTCTTTCCGTGGCGGTACTTGCTCTACCCCGGAAATCTGTTTTGGACGGAAGAAGGCTACCGCTTCTCTTGGCGGGTGATGCTTATGGAAAAGGCGGGTACGGCTACTTTTTATGTGAAAGACGGTGAAACAGGCAGAGAAGGTTCGGTGGTGAATCACGAGTTTCTCAATTCCCATCAAGAGAAGCAAATGGCTATGCAACCCGACCTCATACTGCAATACGCACACTTACTCCGAGACCACTACGAAGAGCAAGGAATGAAAGATCCGAAGGTACGAGCAGAAGTATGGGTAACACTCAATGCGCGGCCTGCTCAACTCTTGATCGATCCAAACGTTGATTTGACCTCCAAAAAAGATGGCTGGGCTCACAAGGATTGGATTAATCCATTTGAAGACAAGAAACTAAGGTGA
- a CDS encoding imelysin family protein: MTFEFNRTRSFRIIASVLLTSVILVSCNDDNEEDNIPGSDFDRKAMLEDVGTDLIVPNFEDLQSSVNTLSEAAIEFTQNTNEENLIAIRSAWEEAVIDHQHCSAFGFGPGELLLGPYATVLGVFPVSEEKIEANLLNPNFDLPNSFDRDVRGFYAVEYLIFGNAQTNAEIVAGFDQNRKDYLLLVLGELKSSFDGIVAEWNESYLQSFINNDGTSAGSSISLYYNAFIKDYENIKNFKVELPAGLSAGQPAADGSLVEAYYSGISSELITAHFENSKNIWFGRSRSGMELIGFEEYLQSVIGGPDLVQTTTESIFEIDAAIADLSEGSLSENITSQEVEILRDKLQSNTSNFKSSMSSLLGISITFNSGDGD, translated from the coding sequence ATGACTTTTGAATTCAACAGAACGAGATCTTTCAGAATAATTGCTTCCGTGCTGCTGACTTCAGTAATATTGGTTTCTTGTAATGACGATAATGAGGAAGACAATATCCCTGGTTCCGACTTCGATCGGAAGGCTATGCTCGAGGATGTCGGGACGGATCTGATCGTTCCTAATTTTGAGGATTTGCAGTCTAGCGTCAATACGCTTTCAGAAGCGGCAATCGAGTTTACCCAAAACACAAATGAGGAAAACCTGATTGCGATTCGATCTGCTTGGGAGGAAGCTGTAATCGATCATCAGCACTGTTCGGCATTTGGCTTCGGCCCGGGAGAATTACTACTAGGACCCTACGCCACTGTTCTGGGAGTTTTTCCTGTAAGTGAAGAAAAGATCGAGGCGAATCTCCTTAACCCCAACTTCGATCTTCCCAATAGTTTCGATCGAGATGTACGAGGATTTTATGCTGTCGAGTACCTGATCTTTGGAAATGCACAGACCAATGCAGAAATCGTTGCGGGTTTTGATCAGAATCGCAAAGACTACTTGCTCCTTGTCTTAGGCGAATTGAAGTCTTCATTCGACGGTATTGTTGCGGAATGGAATGAATCCTATTTACAGTCCTTTATCAATAACGACGGAACTTCTGCGGGCAGCTCCATTTCGCTTTATTACAATGCCTTTATTAAAGACTACGAAAACATTAAAAACTTCAAAGTAGAGCTACCCGCAGGTCTTTCGGCAGGTCAACCTGCGGCAGATGGAAGTTTGGTGGAAGCCTATTACAGCGGTATCTCTTCTGAATTGATTACCGCGCATTTCGAAAACTCAAAAAACATCTGGTTTGGCAGATCGCGCAGCGGAATGGAACTAATCGGATTTGAAGAATACTTGCAATCCGTCATTGGCGGCCCTGATTTGGTCCAGACCACCACCGAATCTATTTTCGAAATCGATGCGGCCATTGCAGACTTATCCGAAGGATCTCTCTCAGAAAATATTACTAGCCAAGAGGTAGAAATCCTTAGAGACAAGCTACAGTCGAACACGTCAAATTTTAAGAGTTCCATGAGCTCTTTACTCGGAATCAGCATTACTTTCAACTCAGGCGATGGAGATTAA